TGGTCTCGCGCGTCTCGGTGCCAGGGTATCGCCGGGACTGTTCGCGCAAACCCATGCGCGCCCGGATCTCGCCGGCCGAACACCGTGCGAAATCGTGATGGTCGAGCATGCCAGGCTGCGCACCGAAGCGATGAGCGCGCTGGCTCGCTACGAGCTGCAGGCCTGCGCGGAACAGCCTTTCGAAACACTCTCTGGAGGCCAGCAGGCCCGGTTGCAGATCCTGCTACTCGAACTTGGCGGCGCGACACTGCTGCTGCTCGACGAACCGACAGACAACCTCGATCTTGCCAGCGCCGAAGCGCTACAGGACGGACTTGCCGCCTATGCGGGCACGGTGGTCGCGGTCACCCATGACCGTTGGTTTGCCCGGTCGTTCGACCGCTTCCTGGTGTTCGGAGCCGATGGCTTCGTCTATGAATCGACCGACCCGGTATGGGACGAGTCGCGGGTGGTACGCACGCGGGGTTAGCTTTTCGTCAGCGGTGACCGGATCGGTCACCGCATCGTGTGGTAGCTCTGGAACGCGAACCAATGCGGGCCAAGCCGTTTCGCCCAGCTGATGACGTAATCGCCCGCGGGCTGGTGGACCGTACGCGGTGCACTGCCGTCGGCGCTGTAGGCGAACCCGTCGAAGCCGTTCATGTCATCGTGGCGGACGAAGTCGATGAAATTGTCGGTCCGGTGCCCTACCGAATCAACGGTGTAGCCCGCGATGCGGTGGGGTTGTCGCCCGAAGGCGGCGTCGTCGACGAATGCCTGTAGTGCACGTTCGAACGAGGGCTGCGCCGCCCGCCAATGCAGTTGCAGCGGAACGCTTGTGCAAGCCAGCCCGATTCCGGCGACCACTAGCGCCGGGCTCGCCAGCATCACCGCCCATTCGCGACGTCCGGCTCTGCCTCGCAACGCCATGGCGACGACGCACCAGATCACGAACAACGCGGTCAGGGACAGCGCCGCGGCGTAGAGGATGTCCGACGGCTCTCCGGGAAAGCTCGCTCCGTAGAGCAGGCCGAGAACAGCGCATCCGGTCAGGGCCAAGAGGGCCCAACCGGCGAGCCGCGTCATGAGCGCTTGGACAACGGCGACGGGAACCTGGGATTGGCGCGGGCACCGGCCAGCCATTCGGTGAGGGCGTCGGCGCGCTGCCGCAGCGCGCGGGTGCCGTCGCGACCGACCTCCTCCAGCAGATGAAGCTGGACGCGGCCGTCGGCATCCTGGCCCCAGCCGCCCACGATCCGGCCGTTCCACCACGCCGTCGGCCCGCCGTTGCCGTTGGTGTCGAACACCTCCGGGCGATGATCGCCGAGATACCAGTCACGGTCGAACCACCCCATCGTGGTGACGTCCAGACCCGGGAGCAGGGCCGCCCACGGCTCGGCGTCCGGTTCGACGTCGAGGTCGTCGGGCAGGACATAGCCGGGCGTACCTGCCAGGTCCACCTCGACGGCGCCGACATCGCGCAGGGCGTGGCGGGCCCAGGTCAGGGTGTTGCCGAACCACCACTTGATGTCGGTGACCGTGGCCGGACCGAATGTCCGTAGCCAGCTGCGCACCAGTTCGGCGCGGGCATGGTCCGGCTCGGCCGTCGGCACCGATGTCCCGAGCCATTCGGAGGTGACCGCCCACCGCGGCCGTGAGTTGGTCCAGCCGCTGTCGTTGGGGCCGCGAACGATCTCCCCGCGTACCCCGAGGACCGTCAAAACCCTTGGGGAAAGCGGGGTCTCACCGCCCCAGCGCTTTCCCGGCGCCGGGTCGAAACTGCCGGCGAGCTCGGGCAGTGCGGTGCGCAGCTGGGCCGCCGGGGTCGGGCCGTGCTCGCGCAGGTGGGCCAGGACCGCCTGACATGCCGTGTCCAGCCATCGGGTGCCGTCGGCGGCCACCCCGGCCTTCTCCACATCGCCGACGAGCTTGCGCTGCTCGTTGCCTGCCACCCGGTCACTGGCCCCGGCCTGCACCAGCGGCAGGTCCTCGGTACGGACGATCCACAGCGTGCGGCGCATCGCGAGGTGTTTGAGCAGCGTGCGCCGCTGGTACAGCTCGCTGTCGAGGTCGTCGACGGTGAAGCCGGGCAGCCGGGCGAACAGGGACAGATAGGGCGTCGAGGGGTCGGTGGCGTGCAAGCCGACGAAGGCGCCCGTGGTGCCGGAGACGGAGGAGGCCGGTTGGCTCAGGAAATGGCGCCGGGCCAGCCGGGCCCGCCGCTCGGCAATAGTGAACGTGCGCACGGATCAGGTGTCGTCCTTGTGCATGGACTCACGGATCTGCTGCAAGCGCTCGGCGGCTGCCTGTTGGCGCTTCTCGTACTGCTCCTCGACGGAGCGGCCCTCGGGTGTCTCGGCGGCCAGCTCAGCAGCGCCGAGCGCGGTGCCGTACCGGGTCTCGATCTTCTCCCTGACCGCGTCGAACGTCGGCACCCCGGCGGCGGTGTAGCCGGTGTCGGGCACCTCGACGGGCGCGGACGCCGGGCCGGTGGCCGGAGCCTGGGGAACGATCTCACCCTCGATCGCAGCGGGCTCCTCGGCTTCTTCTGGCTGATCCGGCTGATCTGGGTCCTTGGTCACGAAACCCACGTTACCTGCGGGAACCGACATTTCTTGGGATCGGTAGCACTTGACCCCGCATTGACTGAGCGCACGACGGAGCCATCGGGGCAACGCGGAACGAAGGGGAAGACGCAATGACCATGAATCGAGTTGTCGCAGGCGCCATGGGACTGCTCGCGACCGGTGTGGTGCTGGTGGGCTGCTCGGACGACAAGCCCGCCGACAAGTCCGGTGACAAGCCGGCCGCATCGGCGACCGACACCAAGGCATCCGACACCAAGGTCAGCTCGGGCAGCAATGCTCAGGTGAAGGTCGACGGATCAGATCTGGCTGGCCTGGACCTGAACTCGGTCACCTGTGTCAAGCAGGGCGGCAAGATCAACGTCGGCAGCGCCGCGATCGGCGGCCAGCAGGGCCTCGGCGTGGTGATGACCGACGAGGCCACTCCGAAGGTCGAGTCGCTCGGCCTGGTCTACGACGGCAGCGCGCTGGCGGTCAGCGAGGCCATGGGTGTGAAGGTCGGGTCGGCCGAGGTCAAGGTCGACGGGGACACCTACACCATCACCGGTGAAGCGTCGGGCGCCGACATGAAGAACCCGATGGCCGGGATGATCAACAAGCCGTTCACCATCACGGTGTCCTGCGGCTGATCTCCCGACATGGCGGGCGTGCCCGGCAGACCATTTGCCGGGTGCGCCCGCCGCTTTTATATGGTGCAGGGGTGACCATCGCCGGCGATCTCGACCGCGCCCGTCACCTCGCGCTGGCTGCCGATGAGGTCGCTGCCCGTGACCTGCTGGTGTCCCTGTTGCCGCTGATCGAGCAGGCCGACCGTGACGACCATGCGCTCGAGGTGTTCGCCCAGCTCGGTGAGATCTACCTGGTGCGCACCGCGTATGAGGGTGTGGTGGAAAGCATTTCCCGCATCCGCGACTGCCTGGCGATCTACGTCGCGATCCGCTCGGGGCAGCGCCCCGACCTCGCCGCCGAGGCCACCATGTCCGATCACGACATCGATCGCATGATCTGCCGGTACACCCGTCGCGTCGAGTTTCTCGACGCCGGACTCGCCGCGGCCCGCGGTGAGCACGACAGTGCCGCCGCACATCTGGCGACGCTGATCGAAGCCCCCGGCGAATTCGACGATTTGGCGCCCGAACACCGTAACCTGATCTGCTACACCAGGATTCTGATCGCGAGCGGTCTGTGCGACGACGACCTCTACGCCGCATCGGTGCCGGTGTGGGCCGAGGTCCTCGACGCCCTGCAGGATGCGGCGCCCGGCGCCGACGACATCGAATCCGACTACCTTTTCGTCGCGGGAGCACTCGGCTACGGCCGGTTCTGCATCGAGTCCGGTCGTCTCGATGAAGCCGAGCCGTGGTTGCGCCGGGCCGGTGCCCGGGCAGAGGCCCGCGGCTGGAAACTCGCCGGCGCCCGAGCCCAGCTCGAGCGCGCCGCCTCGGCCTGGTCTGCCGGTTCCTACGCCGAGACTCAGGACTTGATCACCGTGGCCTACCCGGTGATCGCCGAGCATGCCCGGGCCCACGACGTGTCCCGCAGCTGGTTGTATTTCGGGCTGATCCGGTTGGGGCTCGGTCGGTTGAAGGAAGCCGATGAATGCTGGGAACACGCCGAACGACATTGGCGGGAACTCGGCAAGCCGCTGCACATACACCGGATCCTGTTGCAGCGCAGCTGGATCGCCATCTTCCGGGGCGCCTTCGAAGAAGCGGTGCACATGGTGGAGCAGGCCCGCGAATACCTGGACGCATCGCCCCGGCACAGCTGGCTGCAGTACGCCAGACTCGATGCGCACCTCGGCAACATCTGGCGAGCCGATGCACTGGTGGAAATGGGTTTCGACGGCGTCGGCGAACCGGGCCAGGACTGGAACGAGGTCGAGGCCAGGCATGCGGCGGGGCTCGGCGTGGTCGACTGCACCCCGGGCACGCCCGAGTACCGCCGTGCGATGGTCAAGCTCGACCGTGCCATCGACCTCAAGGTCCCCGCCGCGCTGGCGGTCGATTCGGTGCGCTACACGATCACCGACGCCGGGGCCAGGGCCCGGTGGGCGAGCGGGGTGTCGGCTCCCTTGCTGGCGGGCGCGTTCGCCGTGGCCTGGGAATCGGACAATACCGAGCTGACTTGCGAATTGGTCGAATACCACAGTGCACGAGGAACTTTCAGTACCGATCCGGCGGCCGCTCCAGGGCCGGCCGAGGATTGGACCGGAACCGCCACGGCGATGGTTCCGGTCGAAGCCGAACTCGCACCACAACTCGCCGTGGCAGCGGCCGCCGAGCCGGTCGGCGGCGAAGGTGCGCTGACGCGACTCGGACCGTTGCCTCCACTGCGAATGGATCCGGTTTCGGGGCCGATCATGAGTCACTACCGGGAGTTGGCGCTGCAGCGGTACGGCCAGGACGTCACCGCCCCTGGCGCGGAATGGACGACGTGGCCATGAGCGACACTCTCGTACTGCGGTTCGCCGACGTCGGCATCGCCACCTATGTGAGCCTGCGGGTGGTGGGGGAGCCGGAGCGTTCGGTCACCTGGGTGATCGAGGAACCACACATGCAGGCCGTGGAGGCGGTCCTCAACCCCGCACTGCCCGACCCGATCGGTACCGAAACGCCGGCCGACGCGATCGAACGGGCCATGACCACAGGTGCGTTCGCCACCGCGGAGGCCGAACTCGACTTGGCCCGGTTGCTGGGCTCGCACCTGATCGGGATCGACGGCTGGCAATTGCTGGCCGACTGCGTCGCCGACGTTCGCCCGGTCCTTTTCGTGACGCCGAGCCCGCGGTTGGGCCGGGTGCCCTGGGGGCAGCTGGCGATGCCCGGACCGGATGCATTCCGGTTGATGGAGTTGGTGGACGTGCTGATGGCCGTGCCGCCCAACGTCGTTCACGCGCCGCGCAGCCCCGCCCGTTGGCAGGACCGCCTCGGTGGCCCACCACTGCTGGTGCTGGATCCGCGGATTCCCGGGCAGCGGCCGGATTCGGCCCTGGGCTCGGTGCTGGGCCGTCCGTCGCCTCAGACTCCGCTGTCGGAGCATTTCGGCGATCTGGTGGCCGGCGGACCCGTCCTGCCGAAGGTGGACGCGGCGGTCGAACTGTTTCGTCGCACGGACACCGACCGGCGCTGGTTGGCCGATGCGTGTGCACAGGACCCGAGCCGGTTGTTCTACGTCGGGCATGCCAGTGCCGCAGACGGTGTCGCAGGACATGCCGACCGGGCCGCGCTGCATCTGGCCGAAGAGCGGCCGCTGACGGCCGGGGAGCTGATCGCGGCGCAGCTGCCGATCCCACCCCGGGTGGCGTTGCTGGCGTGCGCATCCGGCGGCGACTACCGGTTCGACGAGGCGGCCGGATTGGTTGCGGCGATGATTCTGGGCGGTGCGCAACTGGTCACCGCAACGCTGTGGTCACTGCCGACGACCGCGGGTTTCCGGCAGTTCGGTGGTGCACCCGCGGCCGATCCCATGGCCGACACCATCGTCGGGGTCGATCTGGCGCATCGCGACGATGACGCGGGCCTGGCGGTGAACCGCTGGCAACGCGCCGCGATGCGCCGCTGGCGCGACGGCGACACCACCGCCAGCCCGCTGTACTGGGCCGCGATGGCCACGTTCACCGTCGACGGCGCCCGCTGAATCAGACGGGGGTCACACACACCGCGACGGTGCTCTCGTCACCCGGCCGGTAGTACGCGTCGATCACGTTGCCCGGTGACACTTTCGCCAGGGCCGTGGCCGGGATCATCGCACGCTGGCGCACCGGGAACTGGCCACCGCCGCGCCGGCTGACCATCAGGTCGAGCTCGACCTCGCGGTAGTCCTCGCGGACCGCCCCGGTGGCCCGCATCCCGGTGACGATCCCGCGCGACCGGGTTCCGCTACGGATCAGCGCAACCTGCGCCCCGGTCAGCAATCCCTTCCGGACCAGCATGTGATCGAACTCGGCCACCAGCTCGCGCAGGGTGACCAGACGTTCGTCGGCCTCGTCGTTCGGACGGGCACACCGCACCCGACGCACGGCGGCGAGTATGGCGCCGGTGCCCAGCAGGCACAGGACGGTGAGGAGCGCGGTGTCGGTCATGACGCCAAGGGTCCGGCCGGGGGAGCGCTACCGAACCCAACTTCGCCTCTATCCTGGTGCCGGTGAGCATCGGGTCCGATACCGCCGGGGCGCAGGCCGTCCCCGCGTCGGGCGCAAATTCCGCACAGCCCCGCCGCGCCGTGATCGATCGGGCCTGGCGCGCACTCGGCCCCGGCGTCGAGGTGTTCAGCGGTGACGACGGCGGACCGCTGCGCCGGACCGTCAAAAGGATCATCGACCCCCTGGTGCTCAGGCTGCGCAGCAACACCCACTTCTCGGCACCGGTGCTGGCGCCCGACGTGGCGGCCGAGCTGCACGATCAGGTGGTGCGCAGTGGGCCCCACCTGCGCGCTGCCGCGGCCTGGTTCGCCGAGCTCAAACAGCAGCGCCGGCGGTTGCGGATCACCACCGGCAATGCCCAGGAACTGTATTTCCCGGCGTGTTTCGAACTCGCGGTGACCCGGGGCGCCCCGGCGTCGGACCGCGCGCAGGTGGCGGCCGAGGTTCTGGCCGAGTTGCACGAGGGCCGTGACCGCACGGCGATCGAGGCGCTCAACAGCTATGTGGCCGAACCGCAGGTCGTCGACCGGTTGCATCGCCAACTCGAACGCAGCTGGGCTGACGTCGTCGCTACCGACGCCATCACCGGCCCGTTCTTCGCCGGGTTGGCCACCGTGCTCGGCCCGGCCGACAGCCACCGGGGCGAGGCGGCCCGGCAGCGGGTGTGGTCGGCGTTGGCGGCCGACGCCACGCCCTACAACCTGGGCGCCAGGGCGCGCCGCGCCGACGCGGGCCTGCCATGGTCGCTTGTCGAGATCGGGCTGAGTTCGGTTCTGCCCCAACAGCCTCCGCCGGTCAGCGGACCGGCCGAGGGGGACCGGCCGCTGGACCGCAGCGTGGTGGACCGGGTGCGGGCGACCCTGCGCCGGGCCCTGGACCGCGATGAGCTGCCCGATCTCCCGCTGCTGTGCGCCGAGGAGGTGGACCGGGCCTGTGCCCCGTGGGGCCTGCTCGCCGAGGACAAACAGGCCGCGCTTCTCACCGGTATCGAGGTGGCGACCGACCTGCATCCGCTGGATGCATCGGCGTCGGGCCGCCATCAACTGTCGTCCCGCATCCAGGCCCGGCTGGCCAAGGAGGCCTACGTGCTGCACGCCCGTCGCTACCTGGCGGCGGGTACCGCGGTGCATCCCCGCCAGCAGCAGGTGATCGATGATCTCGCCGCGTTCGCCCGGCCCTATCTGAGCCGGCTGTGGGCACGGCTGCACGGCCGCGACGTGTGGCAGGAATCCTGCGCCGACATCGACGACCTGAGATCCCTGCTCGAAGGTGTGGCCAGATCGGTCAGCCTCGACCATCGACAGCGGATCAAGTCGATGCTGGAAGTGCAGGTGGCACAGTGATACTCGGTACCGATGCCGGCCTGTGGAGCACAGGTCCGATGGAAGGTCATGCGTCGGTGGTCGCCGTCCTAGAGGTCAGCGGAGCCGTGCTGTCGTGGGTGGTCGATGGGGAAGCCGGCGAACCGCCCTCCATCACCTTCACCGATCCGGAGCGTGCCGATTGGTTGTGGCGCG
Above is a window of Mycolicibacterium boenickei DNA encoding:
- a CDS encoding DUF1109 domain-containing protein, encoding MTRLAGWALLALTGCAVLGLLYGASFPGEPSDILYAAALSLTALFVIWCVVAMALRGRAGRREWAVMLASPALVVAGIGLACTSVPLQLHWRAAQPSFERALQAFVDDAAFGRQPHRIAGYTVDSVGHRTDNFIDFVRHDDMNGFDGFAYSADGSAPRTVHQPAGDYVISWAKRLGPHWFAFQSYHTMR
- a CDS encoding winged helix DNA-binding domain-containing protein; amino-acid sequence: MRTFTIAERRARLARRHFLSQPASSVSGTTGAFVGLHATDPSTPYLSLFARLPGFTVDDLDSELYQRRTLLKHLAMRRTLWIVRTEDLPLVQAGASDRVAGNEQRKLVGDVEKAGVAADGTRWLDTACQAVLAHLREHGPTPAAQLRTALPELAGSFDPAPGKRWGGETPLSPRVLTVLGVRGEIVRGPNDSGWTNSRPRWAVTSEWLGTSVPTAEPDHARAELVRSWLRTFGPATVTDIKWWFGNTLTWARHALRDVGAVEVDLAGTPGYVLPDDLDVEPDAEPWAALLPGLDVTTMGWFDRDWYLGDHRPEVFDTNGNGGPTAWWNGRIVGGWGQDADGRVQLHLLEEVGRDGTRALRQRADALTEWLAGARANPRFPSPLSKRS
- a CDS encoding lipoprotein LpqH, producing MNRVVAGAMGLLATGVVLVGCSDDKPADKSGDKPAASATDTKASDTKVSSGSNAQVKVDGSDLAGLDLNSVTCVKQGGKINVGSAAIGGQQGLGVVMTDEATPKVESLGLVYDGSALAVSEAMGVKVGSAEVKVDGDTYTITGEASGADMKNPMAGMINKPFTITVSCG
- a CDS encoding ATP-binding protein, which translates into the protein MTIAGDLDRARHLALAADEVAARDLLVSLLPLIEQADRDDHALEVFAQLGEIYLVRTAYEGVVESISRIRDCLAIYVAIRSGQRPDLAAEATMSDHDIDRMICRYTRRVEFLDAGLAAARGEHDSAAAHLATLIEAPGEFDDLAPEHRNLICYTRILIASGLCDDDLYAASVPVWAEVLDALQDAAPGADDIESDYLFVAGALGYGRFCIESGRLDEAEPWLRRAGARAEARGWKLAGARAQLERAASAWSAGSYAETQDLITVAYPVIAEHARAHDVSRSWLYFGLIRLGLGRLKEADECWEHAERHWRELGKPLHIHRILLQRSWIAIFRGAFEEAVHMVEQAREYLDASPRHSWLQYARLDAHLGNIWRADALVEMGFDGVGEPGQDWNEVEARHAAGLGVVDCTPGTPEYRRAMVKLDRAIDLKVPAALAVDSVRYTITDAGARARWASGVSAPLLAGAFAVAWESDNTELTCELVEYHSARGTFSTDPAAAPGPAEDWTGTATAMVPVEAELAPQLAVAAAAEPVGGEGALTRLGPLPPLRMDPVSGPIMSHYRELALQRYGQDVTAPGAEWTTWP
- a CDS encoding CHAT domain-containing protein → MSDTLVLRFADVGIATYVSLRVVGEPERSVTWVIEEPHMQAVEAVLNPALPDPIGTETPADAIERAMTTGAFATAEAELDLARLLGSHLIGIDGWQLLADCVADVRPVLFVTPSPRLGRVPWGQLAMPGPDAFRLMELVDVLMAVPPNVVHAPRSPARWQDRLGGPPLLVLDPRIPGQRPDSALGSVLGRPSPQTPLSEHFGDLVAGGPVLPKVDAAVELFRRTDTDRRWLADACAQDPSRLFYVGHASAADGVAGHADRAALHLAEERPLTAGELIAAQLPIPPRVALLACASGGDYRFDEAAGLVAAMILGGAQLVTATLWSLPTTAGFRQFGGAPAADPMADTIVGVDLAHRDDDAGLAVNRWQRAAMRRWRDGDTTASPLYWAAMATFTVDGAR